The window ttttatttttgaaaataaattaacttGTGGCCAATTTGTCTCCTCAAAATGTCTATATTATAAGAGTTCTAAGCTTCAGTATGATTGTTGTGCTGAAAAGCCCTGTTGTTTTAGATTATCCAGTCTTAAAGTTTCTTTGTGTAGTTTGCAGGTTCTTCATGTGATGCTGGTAAAGGGAAAAGTTCTCAGGGTCGCTCAAAAATCACTTATGGATTTAGTCTTGTTAAGGGGAAAACAAACCATCCCATGGAGGATTATCATGTTGCTAAGTTCATTCATATGAGAGGACAGGAGCTTGGTCTATTTGCTATATTTGATGGACACTTGGGAAATAATGTACCTGCCTATTTACAGAAGCATCTATTTTCAAACATTTTGAAAGAGGTGCATCactatcatatttatttttcctgTTTGATATATTGTAGAATGTATGTTCTATGGCCATACTATAGAAAAGTTCAAGAGATTTAATAGTGTGACATTTGTTTCATTTCCAAAATATAGGAAGAATTTTGGACTAATCCAGATGTAGCTATTTCAAAAGCCTACGAGAAGACCGACAAGGCAATTCTTTCACACAGTCCTGATCTTGGTCGAGGCGGATCAACTGCCGTCACCGCAATCCTCATTAATGGCACAAAGTTATGCATAGCTAATATTGGTGACTCACGAGCAGTTATTGCAAAAGGTCCACAGGTGATACAATTGTCAGTTGATCATGACCCCAACACCGAGCGTGGAAGTATTGAGAATAGAGGCGGCTTCGTCTCAAACATGCCAGGTCCCTTCAACTCTTCCACTCTATGTTCAATGTTCTGTAAGTGTGAACAATAACATGCTTTCTTCGGCCAGTTAGTTGCATTATTGTTTCAGTTAGTAGTAATTGGTGTTAGGTTCCTttgtacgcggctagagaggggggtgtgaatagccgaccccaatttctcgtttttcttcctacaattcgttagcgcagcggaaaaacaaacaaggaaacgaaaacaagaagatcaaacctcaacgcgtcgatgtaacgaggttcggagattagggctcctactcctcggcgtgtccgtaaggtggacgagtccagtcaatccgtcggtggatgagtccccggagaaccggctaatacaatatactccttgtgggtggagaaacctcgccacaatattcttgcaacagcaagaaaggaatacaacaagaaatacaagaagacaagaacaat is drawn from Zingiber officinale cultivar Zhangliang chromosome 1B, Zo_v1.1, whole genome shotgun sequence and contains these coding sequences:
- the LOC121988080 gene encoding probable protein phosphatase 2C 41 isoform X2 produces the protein MEDYHVAKFIHMRGQELGLFAIFDGHLGNNVPAYLQKHLFSNILKEEEFWTNPDVAISKAYEKTDKAILSHSPDLGRGGSTAVTAILINGTKLCIANIGDSRAVIAKGPQVIQLSVDHDPNTERGSIENRGGFVSNMPGDVPRVNGQLAVSRAFGDKNLKSHLRSDPDIRCLNITSETELLILASDGIWKVMNNEEAVATARRFKDPQTAARQLTTEALTRDSKDDISCVVVRFRS
- the LOC121988080 gene encoding probable protein phosphatase 2C 41 isoform X1, which codes for MGWLCCFRGSSSKFAGSSCDAGKGKSSQGRSKITYGFSLVKGKTNHPMEDYHVAKFIHMRGQELGLFAIFDGHLGNNVPAYLQKHLFSNILKEEEFWTNPDVAISKAYEKTDKAILSHSPDLGRGGSTAVTAILINGTKLCIANIGDSRAVIAKGPQVIQLSVDHDPNTERGSIENRGGFVSNMPGDVPRVNGQLAVSRAFGDKNLKSHLRSDPDIRCLNITSETELLILASDGIWKVMNNEEAVATARRFKDPQTAARQLTTEALTRDSKDDISCVVVRFRS